Genomic segment of Mastomys coucha isolate ucsf_1 unplaced genomic scaffold, UCSF_Mcou_1 pScaffold23, whole genome shotgun sequence:
GGTAGGCATGCTTAGGCATATGAGAGTATGGAATGCATGTGTGCCCCATGTATGTGACTGTATGTACCAGTCAGAACCAGTTCCCTGAGTGTGTGACAGTTGTAATCACATGGGATTCAGGTGTTTAAGAATGTTTATACTTGACTTAATGTTTACTGTCTTGAAAAATTTAATGCTTTTGTTAAAACAAGAGTCCTTGGAACCTCTACAGCGCTCACATTTATGTGTGTAATTGAGAGTGTCACCATGTGTATATGCAACTGTCTGTGTAGATGAGTGTTTATTCTTGTGGAGCTCTCAGGAAACTTGGAGGTGCTGTGATTCCATTAGATTAAGGGGCTTCTGCtgacatttttatatttgcaGATGTTGAATACTTGGGGGAAAGGACTATCACATGTCATAGTCACTCACACAGTTCAAGTAAATGTCCATTGTGGTCCTAAAGCTCTCTTTCCTATCATATCAGAGTACTTGTCATCCACACTGTGAGTGTTCATTTGCTTCTCTGTATCCTTTATGAATAAGTTAAGTTCTATGAAAGTAGAAATCAGACTTGGTTACCTGGTATCTTTAGCAGATAGCATAGTAACCACTTATAAATGGATAGTTAACCTTtactaaataaatgtttctttcattGATCAATTTCTATTGTTTTAACCAAGCATCTTACTTAGGGTAATATGTAAAGAAACTTCTTTGGTTTACAGTTTGGGAGGATGAAGGTCTAAGATTAGGCAGCCTCATCTGGTCAACCTCTGGTACAGGTCTCCTAGCTATATCACAGTATggcagaaaacaacaaaaaagaagaaatatgcaGTCATATGGCAAGATAGGAAGTCAGAGAGATTTGAGGGCCAGGCTCCCCCTCTTTTATGACAACAGGTTATTGTAAGAACTGGGATCCCAAGAAAACTCATTAATGCCTTCTATTGTAGTGTACCATTACATAACCAACAGTAGGCCCCACCTCAAATCATGACACTAGGTGACCAgtactttataaattttacatgCTCAAGCCAAACTATATCATAGCATAGTCCTCCTACCAACACATATGCTCCTCTTGTTTTATCATAGAGCTTTGGTTTTGGGTCAGGTTATCCTATCTACCATCAGACCTGATCACTCAAAAGTTATCCTTGACTGAATGCTATCCATATTCCTTCCAGAGCCTTATTCCTGGCATGTTTGATGACTACAGCTATGACTCCACTGCTTCTACAGATGACTACATGAATTTGAACTTCAGCAGCTTCTTCTGTAAGAAAAACAACGTCAGGCAGTTTGCGAGCCATTTCCTTCCACCTCTATACTGGCTTGTGTTCATGGTGGGCACCCTGGGTAACAGCCTGGTCATCCTTGTCTACTGGTATTGCACAAGAGTGAAGACCATGACTGACATGTTCCTTTTGAATTTGGCCATTGCTGATCTGCTCTTTCTTGCCACTCTTCCCTTCTGGGCCATTGCTGCTGGTGGTCAGTGGATGTTCCAGACCTTCATGTGCAAGGTTGTGAACAGCATGTACAAGATGAACTTCTATAGCTGTGTGCTTCTCATCATGTGTATCAGTGTGGACAGATACATTGCCATTGTACAGGCCATGAAGGCTCAGGTCTGGAGGCAGAAACGGCTGCTGTATAGCAAGATGGTCTGCATTACTATCTGGGTGATGGCAGCTGTGCTCTGCACCCCAGAGATCCTGTATAGTCAAATCAGTGGGGAATCTGGCATTGCCATATGTACCATGGTCTACCCTAAGGATAAGAATGCCAAGCTAAAGTCAGCTGTCTTGATCCTGAAGGTCACATTGGGGTTTTTCCTCCCCTTCATGGTCATGgccttctgctacaccatcatcATTCATACTTTGGTACAGGCCAAGAAGTCATCCAAGCACAAGGCCCTCAAGGTGACCATCACTGTTCTCACTGTCTTCATTATGTCCCAGTTCCCCTACAATTGCATTCTTGTAGTGCAGGCTGTTGATGCCTACACCATGTTCATCTCCAACTGCACTATTTCTACCAATATTGACATCTGCTTCCAGATTACTCAGACTATTGCATTCTTCCACAGTTGTCTGAACCCGGTTCTCTATGTTTTCGTGGGTGAGAGATTCCGCAGGGATCTGGTGAAGACCCTGAAGAACCTGGGATGCATTAGCCAGGCCCAGTGGGTTTCATTCACAAGGAGAGAGGGTAGCTTGAAGCTTTCTTCTATGCTACTGGAGACAACTTCAGGGGCTCTCTCCCTCTGAGAGAATTTCTCACAGGGcatatgatctttttttttttttttcttttttgaaataatgAGCTATATAGACACAACATAGTCTAAAGAGACAGCAAATACTAAGACAACTGGGGGTAGGGGGgcaggaaaaccaaaacaatccaTCTGGGATGAGCCTAAACAACTTTATCATGCTCGGTCAGAATCTGCCAAAGTTTCCAAAACTGATCACTCCAGAAGGGCACCAGCTGGTTTTTGGTTATAGTAACTGCAGTTCTGAGGAGAATACTTGAGCAGCAGTGAGGATACCCCAGTCTTGCACATGCTGATCATCAGTGCAGCTGGGTTTTGGAGCCACTGAGTTTCTTCAGTGCTCcaaatttctgtttcttcagaTCTGGTGCAACTTCTCTCCAGAGGTGACAGAACACTGGCTGCCACCATAGTCCCCTTTCACCacccctgtctcccctccccccccaaaaaaaggtgTATTGACATTCACCTCAGGATTTATTCTCTATAGTCCTACTGGTGAGAAGACTGTGTTTGTATGTCTCATTacctacagatttttttttttaaatttagaatacaCTCAAACATTATGAGGTTGAATGCCATTCTAATTGATTTCCTTGGTCTCCTTTGAGCCAGGGAGAAAGAACCACTGTTCCTAGTTTGGAGCCATCTGTTTGACAGGTTGGTCAGGCCATGTACAACTGACCACATCACACTGCCTGGAGTCTTGCTCCCAGTCCACTTCTGTGTTAAGCAGAAGATGCCATGTCCAAACCTGTTTCCTGATGTGGTGAAAATGGCCTTCACAGAATTAAGCTGGAGAATATGTTTGGATGGTGGGAACTTAGCCTTTGGGACTTCCTCAGGCAAGAGACACTTGATGCAGGTTCTCCCATCTTCTCCTTAGCAGTGACATGTCCTTTCCTTCTGAGGCTCCCAGAGGGCATCTGCCTCCCTGCTACCTCCCCTTTCCTTACTCTGTAGTCCCAACAGTTTACAACCCTTTAATTTTAGATTAAGAAGAATTGGTAGGTTGGGCATGGTAGTGTAAACCTTTAATacctgcacttaggaggcaaaggcaggatgatctctgtgagttcaaggccagcttggactaaaAATCGagtccaggacggccagggctggttacacagagaaaccttatcacAAAAACCAATCAATCGACAgaccgaccaaccaaccaagtAAACAGAcaaagagttggagagatggctcagtggttgagaacactgactgctcttccaggaggaccagggttcaattccaaacacctacatggcagctcaaaacggtatttaactccagttctacagGATCTGATAgtcttacacagacatacaggcaaaacagcaatgcacatgaaatgaaaataaaatgaaaaaagaaaactatgttaTATTTACCTTCCACCTATGTTTTTAATTACTTGATAAATTTCTCACATTGGAAAAATCATTGCATATCTTTAAAATGTGttgtgtaatatatatttacaaatattcatCATTTGCTATTTGTTTTACCATTTCTCAATATTATAATTGTGAACAGTTTAAGATTAGATAGAAATAAAGTAATTGTAAAAGGTAAGACTGGTAAACTTTTACGCCACCAAGCCAATcaagttctttttctctctgcctacATTCATCTTTCACATACATATTAAGACACAAAGTGAGCATTTCTGGGAAGGTCAGCAGGTAGTTCAGCAGAAAGTGATAAGTGAGCCCCAAATATGACAGGCACAGCTTCCAAAACCAAGGTCAGTATAAGGTCAGAGCCATCTGAATCATTGCCTGTCATTTCTGGGAGATCCAGATATCTGCCCTTTTGAGGAACTTGGATGAATGAGCAAGAAGTATAAGctatactgtcttagttactgttctattattgtgaagaaacaccacgaccaaggtaacttataggaaaaagcatttaattgggagagTTACTTGCAGCTTCAGAGAGTTAGTTCATGATCATCATTGTGGGGAGCATGAAGGTAGGCAAGCATGGAGCTGAAACACGTATGCATGATCCATAGGTAAGCAGTAGAGtgagactgggcctggtgtgggcttttgaaacatcaaaaccCACcctcaatgacacacttcctctatcAAGGCCACACTCCCTAATCCTTATTAAGCAGTCCACCCACTGCAGAGCAAGCATTTAAACATAAGACTctgtgagggccattctcattcagaccacaaCAAATATCCACACAGCCACAATACAAATATCCACTACATTACACATTCAGACTACAACACACACCTATATAGTCATAGTATTACACATTCAAACTACAACACATACCTATACAGCCACTGCACCACACAGGTAGCATTTTGTTTGCTCTTGAGTGCTCATTTGATGTAGTTCTAACATTTTTGTCCCAGAATCATAATGGTGCtgaaggggaggggcagagaaagaagcagggtGAACCTTCAATATACTTGCTTAATCTATATGCTTGTGAAGAATTACTGACATAAAAGACTCTATGACAGAGGCTTAGTGGGTGTTGAAGTAAGTAAGTACACATTAATTAGAAAACAATTCCAAGCTTTCCCCCTGTGGTTTGTGATGGGGAGTTTGAGAACACTATAGGAAACACAGGCTTTGTAcaatatctaatgaaataattgCACTTAGTGTTAAGAAGTTCTTGGAGGTCTAGGGGATGCTTAGctctggattcagtgagagaacctgtttcaaaaattaaGGTAAAGGACCAGAGAACCCTTGATTCTGGCTACTTTCAGATGAtccaggttcaaatcctagcacccatatggtggttgCAATTGTCTGTAACCCAAGTTCTAAGGGATCCGGCatacctcttctggcttccatgggcaccaaacacacatgtggtacacatacatacatacaagaaaaacagAGTATTAAAAAAGGGTAAGGGTGGTGATCACTGAAGAAAGACAcctgatatcaacctctggcctccacatgtacacatagacatgcacCAACTGACTAGGATCTTTACTGGTACAGTGTTTCTTTTAGTCCTTTTGTTCTGACTTATTGTTTCACACAGTGGGGGATGATAATGATGAAGATGACAAGAGTTCCTTACCCTCAAGGGAGAGCTTAAGAGTTATAGGAAATGTGAGTAATCCAAGCAGCAAGCACAAGAAAATCTAGACAAGGGGAAGattggaggaagggaacaggacaTGTGCTGGGGAGGGGGGTGTTCTTTAGGCATGCGATACTCAAGGGATGGCATCCTTGGTCATCTCAAATGAGCACCAATTTAGGAACAGTGTGGGAGTGAGCAGCTCTAGCTCTCTGGGCTTGTCTCCAGCCTCCTGGCTGCTGAGCAAATGCAGCACACACTGCGGCTGGAGTGCTGCTCTCTTTAAGCAAAGCATTAATGCCACATGCTTACTGACAATGAGCTTGAACCGTGTGTGactttttgtgggttttttttttttttggttttttgagacagggtttctctttgtagtcctggctgtcctggaacaactcacttggtagaccaggctggcctcgaactcagaaatccacctgcctctgcctctcaagtgctgggattttttttttttaaactttattttggcAGGTTGAAAAGTTTGAGCACTCTGATGCCATGAGAGATAAAGTCTGGAGCCTTATGAATGGCAGAGGATGGTAGGTGGAAGGAATCACAGGCTTGGGCAGGTCGCAGTACCTCAGAGAGGACCAGGAAGTTTGCCAGGATCTATCTGTCACACTCTTATCTGCAGGCCCCTGTGAGATGTTCTGCTTCCTGCTGGGTAGCTCTGTTGCTCATTTTACAACTTATTTTTGTGAGAGGAATAAAAGACAGTGCTACTCCAAATGCCACagtatttgctttatttaaaacctgaggttaaaaaatatttccaaatggcATAGCACACACTATTAAAGAAGTATACTTGGGGATGCCAAAGTCTCATCCCTTTGTGCAGATGAAGTGCTGGTGTTTGATGTGCTTCTATATAACTCTTTGGCAGGTAAGAATGAAATGGGTTCCTTGTCCCATTATCTTATAAGGCCACATGAAGTGAGGATTAATGAGTTAAAGTGCACTCTAACTGTTAAGCCTTCCCATGGAGGCTCAGTGTCACTGCAGTCACCAAAAGAACATTGAGATTAAACACACATCAAAAAGGCTCTAAAAATGCCCCTTGATCAGAGAGGTCTCTGGAAATTTAAAAAGTGCTTGAGGGGGAAAAGGAAATTATGAATTAACTTTCTTGCTTCCTTAGAGGAAATTAAATGAGACGAGGAAATTGTGCTAAGATTCTACCAAGTAGTGTTCGCTTTTGTAAATGTAAGCAGCACTCAACAGTCTTTGTATTGCACTCCCTGGATCTGAGGAGTCAAAAATGTCTCTCCAGAgatgtctctctgccttcttttccaAAACCTGTGAGCCAAGAATGTTTGTTCTCAGGTTAAAGAATTCTCACAGGTTGAAACATCAAGtctgagtttaaaaacaaaaccctatgaACATCAAACCATATCTACACGATTTCCTTCTCTTTGGGCCAGGAGTGGCTTGATTACCTGGGGGGGACAATTGAAATTGTTCAgaagtaacatttttatttatatatggcTCTTCATTTCTACTTCCAAAACCACATGGAGATTTTCCGTTCCAGATTCCTGTTTGAGAATTCCTTTACCTGCTCTTGGTCTAGGACTAGCTAGAATCCTGGGTGCTTCTGTCAGCAATACTCTCAAAGTCCATTTAGA
This window contains:
- the Ccr9 gene encoding C-C chemokine receptor type 9; this translates as MTPTELTSLIPGMFDDYSYDSTASTDDYMNLNFSSFFCKKNNVRQFASHFLPPLYWLVFMVGTLGNSLVILVYWYCTRVKTMTDMFLLNLAIADLLFLATLPFWAIAAGGQWMFQTFMCKVVNSMYKMNFYSCVLLIMCISVDRYIAIVQAMKAQVWRQKRLLYSKMVCITIWVMAAVLCTPEILYSQISGESGIAICTMVYPKDKNAKLKSAVLILKVTLGFFLPFMVMAFCYTIIIHTLVQAKKSSKHKALKVTITVLTVFIMSQFPYNCILVVQAVDAYTMFISNCTISTNIDICFQITQTIAFFHSCLNPVLYVFVGERFRRDLVKTLKNLGCISQAQWVSFTRREGSLKLSSMLLETTSGALSL